From a single Actinomycetota bacterium genomic region:
- a CDS encoding valine--tRNA ligase, whose amino-acid sequence MSDLAKVYDPKGVESRWYDYWRGRGLFAGATGAPGRQLSIVIPPPNITGALHMGHALNGTLQDIVARRARMQGRPTMWLPGTDHAAIATQNVLERRLAEEGISRQEMGREAFEARFWEWKQEYEARILDQFAKLGCSLDWDRTRFTMDAGLSHAVRTVFVRLYEEGRIYRGTRIINWCPRCVSALSDIEVKHFDRDGELVTLRYPLSDGSGHITVATTRVETMLGDSGVAVSPDDDRYRHLIGSTVRLPLMDRDIPIVADESVDAEFGTGAVKVTPAHDPNDFDIGQRHGLEQINIFDERAQVNENGGRFAGLDRFEARKTVLEALRERGLVEAEERPYLHSVGHCDRCDSIIEPWLSEQWFVAMKELAAPAVEAVTSGRIRIIPAQPFEKQYLDWMTNIRDWCISRQLWLGHRIPVWYCASGHTFASMEEAPVACAECGGSDIEQDPDVLDTWFSSQLWPFSTLGWPEETDDLRYWYPTTVLVTAYEILYLWVARMIVAGLHFMGEVPFHEVLIHGIVRDFEGKKMSKSKGNTIDPMDLSDRYGTDALRFSLARSAIPGQDTNVAEEWIEGDRRFANKLWNASRFVLSNLGEQPPEGLPAEPALPEAWILSRLAQTVRAADAAMDSYEFAEAARSIYQFVWSEFCDWYLEMAKLGLRDESTAPAVRSVLHHVLDTTLRLLHPLMPFVTEEIWQRLPGRGDDESIMTASWPADERMHLDPDAEQRMVLLQELVVEIRRFRHEHSVAPRTKIDAVVVAPAAHAQTIQLHSQELRALAGLEELTLAEASPGTGWSRIVVGQAEVYLPLTAVADPAAERGRLTKSIFDLQAQADRANAKLDSPGFMDRAPSDVVDKVRGQLAEAQARIEKLRAQLEQLPDG is encoded by the coding sequence ATGAGTGATCTGGCAAAGGTTTACGACCCCAAGGGCGTCGAGTCGCGCTGGTACGACTACTGGCGCGGGCGCGGGCTTTTCGCCGGGGCCACAGGTGCTCCGGGGCGGCAGCTCTCAATCGTCATCCCGCCGCCCAACATCACCGGCGCGCTGCACATGGGCCACGCGCTCAACGGGACTCTCCAGGACATCGTCGCGCGCCGCGCCCGCATGCAGGGACGGCCCACGATGTGGCTGCCGGGGACGGACCACGCCGCCATTGCCACGCAGAACGTGCTGGAGCGCCGGCTCGCGGAGGAAGGCATCTCCCGTCAGGAGATGGGGCGCGAGGCGTTCGAGGCGAGGTTCTGGGAGTGGAAGCAGGAGTACGAGGCGCGGATCCTGGACCAGTTCGCGAAGCTCGGCTGCTCGCTTGACTGGGACCGCACCCGGTTCACGATGGACGCTGGCCTGTCACACGCCGTGCGCACCGTGTTCGTGCGGCTCTACGAGGAAGGACGCATCTACCGGGGCACCCGGATCATCAACTGGTGCCCGAGGTGCGTCTCGGCTCTGTCCGACATCGAGGTCAAGCACTTCGATCGCGACGGAGAACTGGTGACGCTTCGGTATCCGTTGTCCGACGGATCCGGCCACATCACGGTCGCCACGACCCGAGTCGAGACGATGCTCGGCGACTCGGGGGTGGCCGTAAGCCCGGATGACGACCGGTACCGCCACCTGATCGGCTCGACCGTCCGGCTCCCGCTGATGGATCGCGACATCCCGATTGTTGCCGACGAGTCGGTGGACGCCGAATTCGGTACCGGCGCCGTCAAGGTGACCCCTGCCCACGACCCCAACGACTTCGACATCGGACAGCGCCACGGCCTCGAGCAGATCAACATCTTCGACGAGCGGGCCCAGGTGAACGAAAACGGGGGCCGGTTCGCCGGGCTTGACCGCTTCGAGGCGCGCAAGACCGTCCTGGAGGCTCTACGGGAGCGGGGACTCGTGGAGGCGGAGGAGCGTCCCTACCTGCACTCGGTCGGTCACTGCGACCGATGCGACTCGATCATCGAGCCCTGGCTGTCCGAGCAGTGGTTCGTGGCTATGAAGGAGCTGGCCGCTCCTGCCGTGGAGGCCGTCACCTCCGGCCGGATCCGCATCATCCCGGCACAGCCGTTCGAGAAGCAGTACCTGGACTGGATGACCAACATCCGCGACTGGTGCATCTCGCGGCAGCTGTGGCTCGGTCACCGGATCCCGGTCTGGTACTGCGCATCCGGACACACCTTCGCGTCGATGGAGGAGGCTCCGGTCGCCTGCGCGGAGTGCGGCGGCAGCGACATCGAGCAGGACCCCGACGTCCTGGACACCTGGTTTTCTTCCCAGCTGTGGCCGTTCTCCACCCTCGGCTGGCCCGAGGAGACGGACGACCTCCGTTACTGGTACCCAACGACTGTCCTGGTCACGGCCTACGAGATCCTTTACCTGTGGGTCGCGAGGATGATCGTTGCCGGACTCCACTTCATGGGTGAGGTCCCGTTCCACGAGGTTCTGATCCACGGCATCGTCCGGGACTTCGAGGGCAAGAAGATGTCCAAGTCCAAGGGCAACACGATCGACCCGATGGACCTGAGCGACCGCTACGGAACCGACGCACTGCGCTTCTCGCTGGCGCGTTCCGCCATCCCGGGGCAGGACACCAACGTCGCCGAGGAGTGGATCGAAGGAGACCGCCGGTTCGCCAACAAGCTCTGGAACGCCTCTCGATTCGTCCTGTCCAACCTGGGCGAGCAGCCCCCAGAGGGCCTTCCCGCCGAGCCGGCGCTGCCGGAGGCGTGGATTCTGTCGCGCCTCGCGCAGACGGTGCGCGCTGCCGACGCCGCGATGGACTCCTACGAGTTCGCGGAGGCCGCCCGGTCGATCTACCAGTTCGTCTGGTCGGAGTTCTGCGACTGGTATCTGGAGATGGCAAAGCTCGGACTGCGCGACGAGTCCACCGCTCCGGCGGTGCGGTCGGTCCTGCACCATGTGCTGGACACGACCCTGCGGCTGCTGCACCCCCTGATGCCGTTCGTGACGGAGGAGATCTGGCAGCGCCTGCCCGGGCGCGGCGACGACGAGTCGATCATGACCGCCTCCTGGCCCGCGGACGAGAGAATGCATCTGGATCCCGACGCAGAACAGCGGATGGTCCTGCTCCAGGAGCTCGTCGTGGAGATACGCAGGTTCCGCCACGAGCACTCCGTGGCGCCCAGGACAAAGATCGACGCCGTCGTGGTCGCCCCTGCCGCGCACGCTCAGACCATCCAGTTGCACAGCCAGGAGCTCCGCGCTCTGGCCGGCCTGGAGGAACTGACCCTGGCGGAGGCGTCGCCCGGCACCGGCTGGTCCCGGATTGTCGTGGGACAGGCTGAGGTCTACCTTCCGCTGACTGCCGTCGCAGATCCGGCCGCGGAGCGTGGCCGGCTGACCAAGTCCATTTTCGATCT